A section of the Halopiger aswanensis genome encodes:
- a CDS encoding aminopeptidase P family protein yields MDTPFDQRLAACRRRLEEAAADLAVCFPSPNLTYLTGFEESPSERHLLLFVPREGMDAEPTLVAPTMYESQLAALPPSTLELRLWDDEEGPLGTVARTLEDMDVLEDMDVDVRTHASQDADSSANREPTVLVDDRMWATFTQDLRTLLPDAEFGLASAVLEPLRIRKDNLELETLRRAAEIADRVSLEVRERGDELVGWTEAELAAEIERLLAEYGGEEPAFETIAASGPNGARPHHHSGDREIERGDPIVLDFGAFVAADLEGGTARYPGDQTRTIVVGEPPAEYERVHEVVAEAQQAAVEAVEPGVAAEDVDRAAREVIEDAGYGDAFVHRTGHGVGLEVHEAPYIVDGNDRELEPGMVFSVEPGIYLGDRFGVRIEDLVVVTEDGAARLNDSPRGWETGAGSR; encoded by the coding sequence GTGGACACGCCGTTCGACCAGCGACTCGCCGCCTGCCGGCGCCGACTCGAGGAGGCAGCCGCCGACCTCGCGGTCTGTTTCCCGAGTCCGAACCTGACCTACCTCACGGGGTTCGAGGAATCGCCGTCCGAACGGCACCTGTTGCTGTTCGTGCCCCGCGAGGGGATGGATGCCGAGCCGACGCTCGTCGCACCGACGATGTACGAGTCCCAACTCGCCGCGCTTCCGCCGTCGACCCTCGAGTTGCGACTGTGGGACGACGAGGAGGGGCCGCTCGGGACGGTTGCGCGGACGCTCGAGGACATGGACGTGCTCGAAGACATGGACGTCGATGTACGCACACACGCGAGTCAAGACGCCGACTCGAGTGCGAACCGCGAACCGACCGTCCTCGTCGACGATCGCATGTGGGCGACGTTCACTCAGGACCTGCGGACGCTCCTGCCCGACGCCGAGTTCGGCCTCGCGAGTGCCGTCCTCGAGCCGCTTCGAATTCGAAAGGATAACCTCGAACTCGAAACGCTCCGCCGGGCCGCCGAGATCGCGGATCGCGTCTCGCTCGAGGTCCGCGAGCGGGGTGACGAGTTGGTCGGCTGGACGGAGGCCGAACTGGCCGCCGAAATCGAGCGCTTGCTCGCCGAGTACGGCGGGGAAGAGCCCGCGTTCGAAACGATCGCCGCGTCGGGGCCCAACGGCGCGCGACCCCACCACCACAGCGGAGATCGGGAGATCGAACGCGGCGATCCGATCGTGCTGGACTTCGGCGCGTTCGTCGCCGCCGATCTCGAGGGCGGAACTGCTCGCTATCCCGGCGATCAGACCCGAACGATCGTCGTCGGCGAGCCGCCCGCGGAGTACGAGCGCGTCCACGAGGTCGTCGCCGAGGCCCAGCAGGCCGCGGTCGAGGCCGTCGAGCCCGGGGTCGCAGCCGAGGACGTGGATCGGGCCGCCCGCGAGGTCATCGAAGACGCCGGCTACGGCGACGCCTTCGTCCACCGGACCGGCCACGGCGTCGGCCTCGAGGTCCACGAGGCGCCCTACATCGTCGACGGAAACGATCGGGAACTCGAGCCGGGAATGGTCTTCTCCGTCGAGCCGGGGATCTACCTCGGGGATCGGTTCGGCGTCCGGATCGAGGACCTCGTGGTCGTCACCGAGGACGGCGCGGCGCGACTCAACGACTCGCCGCGCGGCTGGGAAACCGGCGCCGGCAGTCGGTGA
- a CDS encoding SCO family protein, whose amino-acid sequence MERRTYLQALGAAGTVGLAGCLDDAMGVVGLGDDGTVLGPPEQSRGDPDVAAYPVHGEEFPAFSLPDPLADETITRDQFAGERAIVMTYFFTSCPDGACPALMTRLRRIQEDAAQQGYADDIALLAMTFDPERDTPDVLADYAAEQGVDHEADNWHFLRPETNEAARDAADTFGLGLQRIEDGEPGAGGGHGGAGNESDGHEGNESGHDDHDHGEYTFQHINLILLANKEGVVERSYPQALNTDMAGIEDIVDDARTVARE is encoded by the coding sequence ATGGAACGACGGACGTATCTGCAGGCGCTCGGGGCGGCGGGCACCGTCGGACTCGCCGGTTGTCTCGACGACGCGATGGGCGTCGTCGGACTCGGCGACGACGGGACGGTACTCGGGCCGCCGGAGCAGTCGCGCGGCGATCCCGACGTCGCGGCCTACCCGGTCCACGGCGAGGAGTTCCCCGCCTTTTCGCTCCCGGATCCGCTCGCCGACGAGACGATCACCCGCGACCAGTTCGCCGGCGAGCGGGCGATCGTCATGACTTACTTCTTCACCTCGTGTCCGGACGGTGCCTGTCCGGCACTCATGACGCGGCTCCGTCGCATTCAGGAGGACGCCGCCCAGCAGGGGTACGCCGACGACATCGCCCTACTCGCGATGACGTTCGATCCCGAACGCGACACGCCCGACGTGCTCGCCGACTACGCCGCCGAGCAGGGGGTCGACCACGAGGCCGACAACTGGCACTTCCTTCGCCCGGAGACGAACGAGGCGGCCCGGGACGCAGCCGACACGTTCGGACTCGGACTGCAGCGGATCGAGGACGGCGAACCGGGCGCCGGCGGCGGACACGGCGGTGCCGGCAACGAGAGCGACGGCCACGAGGGCAACGAAAGCGGCCACGACGACCACGACCACGGCGAGTACACCTTCCAGCACATCAACCTGATCCTGCTGGCCAACAAAGAGGGAGTCGTGGAACGATCGTACCCGCAGGCGCTCAACACGGACATGGCGGGTATCGAGGACATCGTCGACGACGCACGAACCGTCGCACGGGAGTGA
- a CDS encoding TlpA family protein disulfide reductase has protein sequence MHRRDLLTGLGSAGVLAGAGAVAVYGLPSVDELTGEAESDDEEEPADPLELETIDAPGSEPGEMLVPEPGRPTFIDLFATWCSPCEKQMPALADAHERVADTDVQFVSVTNEGISHDELAAWWEEHDGSWPIAVDPAAELSARYLESGYPTAVTIDASGRVLWADDGVKSADELVGKIEAAIDASEEGGDG, from the coding sequence GTGCACCGACGCGACCTCCTCACCGGGCTCGGAAGCGCGGGCGTGCTCGCGGGCGCCGGAGCCGTCGCCGTCTACGGCCTTCCGTCGGTCGACGAACTCACCGGCGAGGCCGAGAGCGACGACGAGGAGGAACCCGCCGACCCCCTCGAGCTCGAGACGATCGACGCGCCGGGCAGCGAGCCCGGCGAGATGCTCGTCCCCGAACCGGGTCGGCCGACCTTTATCGACCTGTTCGCGACGTGGTGTTCGCCCTGCGAGAAACAGATGCCGGCGCTCGCCGACGCCCACGAGCGGGTCGCCGATACCGACGTCCAGTTCGTCTCGGTCACGAACGAGGGGATCAGTCACGACGAACTCGCCGCCTGGTGGGAGGAACACGACGGCAGTTGGCCCATCGCGGTCGACCCCGCCGCGGAGTTGAGCGCGCGCTACCTCGAGTCGGGCTACCCGACCGCGGTCACGATCGACGCGTCCGGGCGGGTGCTGTGGGCCGACGACGGCGTCAAGTCGGCCGACGAACTCGTCGGCAAGATCGAGGCCGCGATCGACGCCAGCGAGGAGGGCGGCGACGGCTAA